One stretch of Aquimarina sp. Aq107 DNA includes these proteins:
- a CDS encoding triple tyrosine motif-containing protein — MKYIKKTVLFLYLFFSAIIIAQELPPIEVYSPDAYEGETQNWSISQAENKYIYVANNKGLLEFNGANWELYPTLNETVMRSVKVVGQRVYTGFYMNFGYWKKNNFGKLEYNSLSDTIKEKLIEDEQFWHIVNQGDWILFQSLDRIYLYNIITEEISIIESKLTLTNIFNVNGTIYYHDLNNGIYKIEKGQPILVIDDPEVVNDKIVNIWKSNNKIFVLTTSKGFFEFSNGEVNKWNTESDELLNGATVYSSTTLKDGSIVVGTISNGLIYLSDQGEVIYQVNQNKGLNNNTVLSSFEDMDGNIWLALDNGINCLNLKSPIQSFNDDKGTIGTVYTTIVFNGLLYLGTNQGLFYKRLDKDEQFKFVEGTNGQVWNLFSYDDTLFCGHDSGTFQIEGDSSRLICAIGGTWIFRVVPGHPDWLLQGHYGGLSILQKQNDTWELRHKIEGFDYSARFLEIYEDQLWINHEYKGLFNLTLDKNFTKVQKIVKDTTAPKGKNSSIAKYKNNIFYAHQKGVFSYNKEKRKFEENNLISKAFDIEKKGIGKLVKDNRGGLWSFAEDELDYIFQSQFSDNLDVIKVPIPYVLRKEMIGFENILHIIEDKYLLGTTYGYMILDLSRVHSRKHKIILEKVSAKKKTTEFKEIDVLDASPVFESNLNTVSFAYAIPEYDKYLISKFQYKLDGFYEDWSSWSTKTNIVFENLPFGEYTFKVRAKIGNDLSDNVLQYKFIIDRPWYFSILAIIIYSVLFLILLLIMHRAYKRYYSKQREKLVQENKKQLELKQLESEREIMKLNNEKLTQDIDSKNRELASSTMNIIKKNEILNTIKKELQKSESERSGLKNVERIIDRNLNNKDDWNHFVEAFNSVDKDFLKKLKAKHDNLTPHDLRFCTYLRLNLSSKEIAPLLNISVRSVEIKRYRLRKKLELEHSDSLVNYILEI; from the coding sequence TTGAAATATATTAAAAAGACAGTTTTATTTTTATATCTATTTTTTTCTGCGATAATTATTGCCCAAGAATTACCGCCGATAGAAGTTTATTCTCCGGATGCTTATGAAGGAGAAACACAAAATTGGTCTATATCCCAAGCTGAGAATAAATATATTTATGTAGCGAATAACAAAGGTCTTTTAGAGTTTAATGGTGCTAATTGGGAATTGTACCCTACACTAAATGAAACCGTAATGCGATCTGTAAAAGTTGTAGGTCAGCGTGTTTATACCGGTTTCTATATGAACTTTGGGTATTGGAAAAAGAATAATTTTGGTAAACTAGAGTACAATTCACTTAGTGATACTATAAAAGAAAAGCTTATAGAAGATGAGCAGTTTTGGCACATAGTAAATCAAGGTGATTGGATATTATTTCAATCTTTAGATAGGATTTACTTATACAATATTATTACAGAAGAAATTTCGATAATAGAATCTAAATTGACTCTTACCAATATTTTTAATGTTAATGGTACAATCTATTATCACGATTTAAATAATGGGATCTATAAAATAGAAAAAGGACAACCTATATTGGTAATAGATGATCCTGAGGTAGTAAATGATAAGATTGTAAATATTTGGAAATCTAATAACAAGATTTTTGTACTTACAACTTCAAAAGGATTTTTTGAGTTTTCTAATGGAGAAGTTAATAAATGGAATACAGAATCAGATGAGCTGTTAAATGGCGCTACGGTTTATAGCAGTACAACGCTTAAAGATGGTAGTATTGTTGTAGGTACAATATCTAATGGACTTATATACCTCTCTGATCAAGGTGAGGTTATCTATCAGGTTAATCAGAACAAAGGGTTAAATAACAATACAGTGTTATCTTCTTTTGAAGATATGGATGGTAATATTTGGCTTGCCTTGGATAATGGGATTAATTGTCTGAATTTAAAATCACCTATACAGAGTTTTAATGATGATAAAGGGACAATTGGTACAGTATATACTACTATAGTCTTTAATGGTTTATTATATCTGGGAACGAATCAAGGGTTGTTTTACAAAAGATTGGATAAGGATGAACAATTTAAATTTGTCGAAGGCACGAATGGACAAGTTTGGAATCTTTTTAGCTATGATGATACATTGTTCTGTGGTCATGATTCAGGAACTTTTCAAATAGAAGGGGATAGTTCTCGCTTAATCTGTGCGATTGGTGGGACTTGGATTTTTCGAGTAGTTCCTGGGCATCCTGATTGGTTATTACAAGGGCATTATGGAGGTCTTAGTATATTACAAAAACAAAATGATACATGGGAACTAAGACATAAAATAGAAGGGTTTGATTATTCTGCAAGGTTTTTAGAAATATATGAAGATCAATTGTGGATTAATCACGAATATAAAGGACTATTTAATTTAACACTGGATAAGAACTTTACAAAAGTGCAAAAAATTGTAAAGGATACAACCGCACCGAAAGGTAAAAACTCTAGTATTGCCAAGTATAAAAACAATATTTTCTATGCTCATCAGAAAGGAGTGTTTTCTTATAACAAAGAGAAGAGAAAGTTTGAAGAAAACAATTTAATTAGCAAAGCTTTTGATATAGAAAAAAAAGGTATTGGAAAACTTGTAAAAGATAATAGAGGAGGGCTTTGGAGTTTTGCTGAAGATGAACTGGATTATATTTTTCAAAGTCAATTTTCAGATAATTTAGATGTTATAAAAGTTCCTATCCCATATGTCTTGAGAAAGGAAATGATAGGTTTTGAAAATATACTTCACATAATAGAAGATAAATACCTATTGGGAACTACTTACGGATATATGATTTTGGATTTATCTAGAGTTCACTCTAGAAAGCATAAAATTATTTTAGAAAAAGTTTCTGCCAAGAAAAAAACTACAGAATTTAAGGAAATCGATGTTCTAGATGCATCTCCTGTTTTTGAATCTAATTTGAACACAGTTTCTTTTGCATATGCAATTCCCGAATATGATAAATATCTTATTTCAAAGTTTCAATATAAGTTAGATGGTTTTTATGAAGACTGGAGCAGTTGGAGTACAAAAACCAACATTGTATTCGAGAATTTACCATTTGGAGAATACACTTTTAAGGTTCGGGCTAAAATAGGAAATGATCTGAGCGATAATGTCTTACAATATAAGTTTATTATAGATAGGCCGTGGTATTTTTCCATTTTGGCTATTATCATATATTCTGTTTTATTTTTGATTTTATTGTTGATAATGCACAGAGCATACAAACGTTATTATTCTAAGCAGAGAGAAAAGTTGGTTCAAGAAAATAAAAAACAACTTGAGCTTAAGCAATTAGAGAGCGAAAGAGAAATAATGAAACTTAATAATGAAAAATTAACTCAAGATATAGATAGTAAAAATCGGGAGTTAGCTTCATCTACGATGAATATTATTAAAAAGAACGAAATTTTAAATACTATTAAAAAAGAACTTCAAAAATCAGAGTCTGAACGAAGTGGATTAAAAAATGTAGAACGAATCATTGATAGAAACTTAAATAATAAGGATGATTGGAACCATTTCGTAGAAGCTTTTAATAGTGTAGATAAAGACTTTCTAAAAAAGCTTAAAGCAAAGCATGATAATTTAACTCCTCATGATTTAAGATTCTGTACCTACTTAAGACTTAATTTATCTTCTAAAGAAATAGCACCATTGTTAAACATTTCTGTGAGAAGTGTAGAAATTAAACGATATCGTTTAAGAAAAAAGCTAGAATTAGAACATTCAGATAGTTTAGTGAACTACATCCTTGAAATTTAG